The proteins below come from a single Paraburkholderia flagellata genomic window:
- a CDS encoding LysR substrate-binding domain-containing protein: protein MKFHQFRALVAMADTGSIRAAARQLGISPAAATKAVRELEAEQQIALVTRNANGIAFTEAGQALLVHARLVVHQMSRAQDELDARRGRGGGKLAIGVTPWLALSFLPDAVTLFRERMPGMQLEFYEGLLNIVMPRLRDGSLDFSLGKPGPASLHAEFTQTPIFATESAVVVRKDHPLSHAQSLNELQDCEWLLNWDPASKEMVADDVFLRHGLPMPRSVHLAHSFVVAMGLIMNTDMVSIFPWPLVETRFARDNLRALALHEEVDRTVVSVVARRGVPLSAAAECFLECLKEAIHAGEASTNPDRRRLYHTLELLI, encoded by the coding sequence ATGAAGTTCCACCAGTTCCGCGCGCTCGTCGCGATGGCCGATACCGGCAGCATTCGCGCGGCCGCGCGTCAGCTTGGCATCTCGCCCGCTGCGGCGACGAAGGCAGTGCGCGAGCTGGAAGCCGAGCAGCAAATCGCGCTCGTTACGCGCAACGCGAACGGCATCGCCTTTACGGAAGCGGGCCAGGCGCTGCTCGTGCACGCGCGGCTCGTCGTGCATCAGATGTCGCGCGCCCAGGACGAACTCGACGCGCGGCGCGGGCGCGGCGGCGGCAAGCTCGCGATCGGCGTGACGCCGTGGCTCGCCCTCTCCTTCCTGCCCGACGCCGTCACACTGTTTCGCGAGCGCATGCCCGGCATGCAGCTCGAATTCTACGAAGGCCTGCTCAATATCGTGATGCCGCGGCTGCGCGACGGCTCGCTCGACTTCTCGCTAGGCAAGCCCGGGCCCGCTTCGCTCCACGCAGAATTCACGCAAACGCCGATCTTCGCCACGGAGTCGGCCGTGGTCGTGCGCAAGGACCATCCGCTCTCGCATGCACAATCGCTGAATGAACTTCAGGATTGCGAATGGTTGCTCAACTGGGACCCGGCAAGCAAGGAGATGGTCGCCGACGACGTGTTCCTGCGTCACGGCCTGCCGATGCCACGCAGCGTGCACCTGGCGCATTCGTTCGTGGTGGCGATGGGGCTCATCATGAATACGGACATGGTGAGCATCTTCCCGTGGCCGCTCGTGGAGACGCGCTTCGCGCGCGACAACTTGCGCGCGCTCGCGCTCCATGAGGAAGTGGACCGGACGGTAGTGAGCGTGGTCGCGCGGCGCGGCGTACCACTGTCCGCCGCGGCCGAATGCTTTCTGGAATGCCTCAAGGAGGCCATCCATGCGGGCGAGGCTTCGACGAACCCTGATCGCCGGCGGCTCTATCACACGCTCGAATTGCTGATCTGA
- a CDS encoding M20 aminoacylase family protein encodes MNTMAIPAAIAAIEDEMIALRHEIHAHPELGFEEFVTSDLVAQRLTEWGYEVHRGLGGTGVVGTLKVGDGKARLGLRADMDALPIHENTGLDYASRIPGKMHACGHDGHTAMLLAAAKHLAQSRNFSGTLHLIFQPAEEGMGGAKRMLDEGLFERFPCDAVFAMHNMPGFPTGKLGFRAGPFMASSDTVIIDIDGRGGHGAVPHKAIDPVVVCANVVLALQTIVSRNVPPLDMAIVTVGAIHSGDAPNVIPQTAQMRLSVRALRPEVRDLLQERITALVHAQASAYGATARIDYQRRYPVLVNDVAMTEFAQDVARDWLGVDGLIHDMAPLTGSEDFSFLLERCAGSYLIIGNGDGEGGCMVHNPGYDFNDDCLATGAAYWVQLAERFLRG; translated from the coding sequence ATGAACACGATGGCTATCCCGGCCGCAATCGCCGCGATCGAAGACGAGATGATCGCGCTGCGTCACGAGATCCATGCGCATCCCGAACTGGGCTTCGAAGAATTCGTCACCAGCGACCTCGTGGCGCAGCGCCTCACCGAGTGGGGCTACGAGGTGCATCGCGGGCTGGGCGGCACGGGCGTCGTGGGCACGCTCAAGGTGGGCGACGGCAAAGCGCGCCTCGGCCTGCGCGCCGACATGGACGCGCTGCCGATCCACGAGAACACCGGCCTCGACTACGCGAGCCGCATTCCGGGCAAGATGCACGCATGCGGCCACGACGGCCACACGGCCATGCTGCTCGCGGCGGCGAAGCATCTCGCGCAGTCGCGCAACTTCAGCGGCACGCTGCACCTCATTTTCCAGCCTGCCGAAGAAGGCATGGGCGGCGCGAAGCGCATGCTCGACGAAGGCCTTTTCGAGCGCTTTCCCTGCGACGCCGTGTTCGCCATGCACAACATGCCCGGCTTCCCCACGGGCAAGCTCGGCTTTCGCGCGGGGCCGTTCATGGCTTCGTCGGACACGGTGATCATCGACATCGACGGGCGCGGCGGTCATGGCGCGGTGCCGCATAAGGCGATCGACCCCGTGGTGGTGTGCGCCAACGTCGTGCTCGCGCTGCAGACCATCGTGTCGCGCAACGTGCCGCCGCTCGACATGGCGATCGTCACCGTGGGCGCGATCCATTCGGGCGACGCGCCCAACGTGATTCCGCAAACAGCGCAGATGCGCCTCTCGGTGCGCGCGCTGCGCCCCGAAGTGCGCGATTTGCTGCAGGAGCGCATCACGGCGCTCGTGCACGCGCAGGCGAGCGCGTATGGCGCGACGGCGCGCATCGACTATCAGCGCCGCTACCCGGTGCTCGTGAACGACGTGGCGATGACCGAATTCGCGCAGGACGTGGCGCGCGACTGGCTGGGCGTTGATGGCCTCATTCACGACATGGCGCCGCTCACCGGCAGCGAGGACTTCTCGTTCCTGCTCGAACGCTGCGCGGGCAGCTACCTCATCATCGGCAATGGCGACGGGGAGGGCGGCTGCATGGTGCACAACCCCGGCTACGACTTCAACGACGACTGCCTCGCCACCGGCGCGGCATACTGGGTGCAACTCGCCGAACGCTTCCTGCGCGGCTGA
- a CDS encoding MFS transporter gives MNATSIQAPAAAAQASTRRSRAKAIFAITLGNGLEFFDFTVYSFFASIIGSLYFPVHGSLNQLMLAVGSFGVGFVVRPIGGIVIGAFADRVGRKAAMTLTLWLMALGSALIAFAPTYAQIGLAAPALILLARLVQGFAVGGEVGASTSLLLEYADDRSRGFYGSWQFVSQGLNTVCGALIGVTLSTTLSQAALESWGWRVPFVIGMLVVPVGVYIRRHLDETLAHPVEVEDTEPVADMARPLREIFGRHRTSLVAGIVTTIGGTAANYIVLFYMSTYAIKILGLPMSVGMSAALVAALVTAVCSPFAGSLSDRLGRKWVMGVSRVLLIAVIYPAFMLIHAAPTVTTVLAVVAVLGALVAFTAVPNIVMLPELFPQSIRVTGMSVVYCVGVSIFGGFAQFFATWLIKLLDNPLAPAWYLIGCGAVSLLALPLIREPAGRPLD, from the coding sequence ATGAATGCCACGTCGATTCAGGCGCCGGCCGCAGCCGCCCAGGCTTCCACGCGCCGCTCGCGCGCGAAGGCCATCTTCGCGATCACGCTCGGCAACGGGCTCGAGTTCTTCGATTTCACGGTCTACAGCTTCTTCGCCTCGATCATCGGCTCGCTGTATTTTCCGGTGCATGGCTCGCTGAACCAGTTGATGCTCGCGGTGGGCAGCTTCGGCGTGGGTTTCGTCGTGCGTCCGATCGGCGGCATCGTGATTGGTGCGTTCGCGGACCGCGTGGGCCGCAAGGCGGCCATGACGCTCACGCTCTGGCTCATGGCGCTCGGCTCGGCGCTCATCGCGTTCGCGCCCACCTATGCGCAGATCGGGCTCGCGGCGCCCGCGCTGATCCTGCTCGCGCGTCTCGTGCAGGGCTTCGCGGTGGGCGGCGAAGTGGGCGCCTCGACGTCGCTCCTGCTCGAATACGCCGATGACCGCTCACGCGGCTTTTACGGAAGCTGGCAGTTCGTGAGCCAGGGGCTCAATACGGTGTGCGGCGCGCTCATCGGCGTGACGCTTTCCACCACGCTCTCGCAGGCCGCGCTGGAAAGCTGGGGCTGGCGCGTGCCGTTTGTGATCGGCATGCTGGTCGTGCCGGTCGGCGTGTACATTCGCCGCCATCTCGACGAAACGCTCGCGCACCCCGTCGAAGTGGAAGACACCGAACCCGTGGCTGACATGGCGCGGCCGCTGCGCGAGATTTTCGGGCGTCATCGCACTTCGCTCGTGGCCGGCATCGTCACGACCATCGGCGGCACGGCGGCGAACTATATCGTGCTGTTCTACATGTCGACGTATGCGATCAAGATTCTCGGCCTGCCGATGTCGGTCGGCATGAGCGCGGCCCTCGTTGCGGCGCTCGTCACCGCTGTGTGCTCGCCGTTCGCCGGCTCGCTTTCCGATCGCCTGGGGCGCAAGTGGGTGATGGGCGTCTCACGCGTGCTGCTGATCGCGGTGATCTATCCGGCGTTCATGCTCATTCATGCCGCGCCGACCGTCACAACCGTGCTCGCGGTCGTGGCCGTGCTGGGCGCGCTCGTCGCGTTCACGGCGGTCCCCAACATCGTGATGCTGCCCGAACTCTTTCCTCAGTCGATTCGCGTCACGGGCATGTCCGTGGTGTATTGCGTGGGCGTGTCGATCTTCGGCGGCTTCGCGCAGTTTTTCGCGACCTGGCTCATCAAACTGCTCGACAACCCGCTCGCGCCCGCCTGGTATCTGATCGGCTGCGGAGCAGTCTCGCTGCTCGCGCTGCCGCTCATTCGCGAACCGGCGGGCCGTCCACTCGATTGA
- a CDS encoding efflux RND transporter periplasmic adaptor subunit, with translation MTHGIRVASLCLSLGLLVSVVGCHENKPAAEARPAANVDVINVALRDVPVVFEYVGQTESSQQVEIRARVNGFLEKRVYTEGSLVHAGDVMFIMDRKPFEATLDAAKAELAQQKARLQTAQANLARVRPLAAKNALSQKDLDDSIGQEQAAAAAVEGAQANVISASLNLGYTTIVAPVTGLSSYAKKQDGSYIDAANSLLTYVAKLDPMWINFSLSENEMLNLRTQTQNGTLKLPPVGKLEAVIVLADGSIYPERGRIAFTDASLSSETGTYLIRAAMPNPTGSLRPGQFVRIKLLGAQRSSAVAVPQAAVQQGPRGAYVWTVDKDNKAQQRVVETGEWNGNAWVIKSGLHPGDHVVIDNTLRLMPGAPVKANLVATPPADVNIGAAAEGQDSGAGGGEQAGAAGASGPAAASASPSPGANGQANAQAKAGTNAAQPAAASSEPDVLGEHTALYFASGSASLDAQSADALAGVARRLVAEPGLRVVISGYTDSTGSLPANQRLAAARAATVRAALVVAGVKTERIEMRKPAQIIANDPPDKSRRVDVTFSPAAGG, from the coding sequence ATGACTCACGGTATTCGGGTGGCCAGCTTGTGTCTGTCGTTGGGGTTGCTGGTAAGTGTCGTTGGATGTCATGAAAACAAACCTGCTGCTGAAGCACGACCTGCCGCGAACGTCGATGTGATCAATGTTGCGCTGCGCGACGTGCCCGTGGTTTTCGAGTACGTGGGGCAGACGGAAAGCTCGCAGCAGGTTGAAATTCGCGCGCGCGTGAACGGCTTCCTCGAAAAGCGCGTGTATACAGAAGGCTCGCTGGTCCATGCGGGCGACGTCATGTTCATCATGGACCGCAAACCGTTCGAGGCCACGCTCGACGCCGCGAAGGCCGAGCTTGCGCAGCAAAAGGCGCGGCTCCAAACCGCGCAGGCCAACCTCGCCCGCGTGCGTCCGCTGGCCGCGAAGAACGCGTTGAGCCAGAAGGATCTCGACGATTCGATCGGCCAGGAGCAGGCGGCGGCCGCCGCTGTCGAAGGGGCGCAGGCGAATGTCATCAGCGCTTCGCTCAATCTCGGCTATACGACGATCGTCGCGCCTGTTACCGGCCTTTCGAGCTACGCCAAGAAGCAGGACGGCTCGTATATCGATGCTGCCAACAGCCTGCTCACCTACGTGGCCAAGCTCGATCCCATGTGGATCAACTTCTCGCTCTCCGAGAACGAGATGCTCAATCTGCGCACGCAAACGCAGAACGGCACGCTCAAGCTGCCGCCGGTGGGCAAGCTCGAAGCGGTGATCGTGCTTGCGGACGGCAGCATCTATCCGGAGCGCGGCCGCATTGCATTCACCGATGCCTCGCTTAGCTCGGAAACCGGCACCTACCTGATTCGCGCCGCCATGCCAAACCCCACGGGCTCGTTGCGGCCCGGTCAGTTCGTGCGCATCAAACTGCTGGGCGCGCAGCGCAGTTCAGCGGTGGCCGTGCCCCAGGCGGCGGTGCAACAGGGGCCGCGCGGCGCGTACGTGTGGACCGTCGACAAGGACAATAAGGCGCAGCAGCGCGTGGTGGAAACGGGCGAGTGGAACGGCAATGCCTGGGTGATCAAGTCGGGCTTGCATCCGGGCGATCACGTCGTCATCGACAATACGCTGCGTCTCATGCCTGGTGCGCCGGTCAAGGCGAATCTCGTGGCGACGCCGCCCGCTGACGTGAACATTGGCGCAGCGGCCGAGGGCCAGGACAGCGGAGCAGGCGGTGGGGAGCAGGCTGGCGCGGCAGGGGCTTCCGGCCCGGCTGCGGCGAGTGCGAGCCCGAGCCCGGGCGCGAATGGCCAGGCCAACGCGCAAGCCAAGGCGGGAACGAACGCCGCTCAGCCGGCTGCTGCTTCCAGCGAACCCGACGTGCTGGGCGAACACACTGCGCTTTACTTCGCATCGGGCAGCGCAAGCCTCGACGCCCAGTCGGCCGACGCGCTCGCGGGCGTGGCACGCCGTCTCGTCGCCGAGCCGGGCCTGCGCGTGGTGATTTCCGGCTACACCGATTCGACTGGCTCGCTGCCCGCGAACCAGCGTCTCGCGGCCGCACGCGCGGCCACGGTGCGCGCTGCGCTGGTCGTGGCCGGCGTGAAAACCGAGCGCATCGAGATGCGCAAGCCGGCGCAGATCATAGCCAATGATCCGCCCGACAAATCCCGCCGCGTGGACGTCACCTTCTCGCCCGCAGCGGGAGGTTGA
- a CDS encoding efflux RND transporter permease subunit: MKFSHFFIDRPIFASVLSIVLVVAGLVAMFNLPIAQFPDIAPPTITVSGTYPGASADIVAQNVAAPIEQQVNGADNMMYMNSSSSSTGNMTLTVYFNIGTDPSLAQVDVQNRVNLALPFLPDSVTAQGVSVQKRSSAFMMVIAIYSPDNAYDAAYVANYANVYVLDALKRIPGANQASIFGSADYAMRVWLKPDRMAKLGITVADVQNAIAQQNQQFSAGRLGQAPTNKPVNQTFPVTTKGRLTEPADFDNIILRAASGDAAIVRLKDIGHAELGAKDYTLRGRYNGKTATLLAVYQQPGANALQVAKQVRQTLEQLNKNFPPGLKYEVALDTTEFVHESINEVVHTLRDAVILVIIVVYIFLQSFRATLVPLLAVPVSIIGAFIGMSAFGFSINMLTLFGMVLAIGIVVDDAIVVIENVERNMSEFKLPPKEAAKRAMDEVSGPVVAIVLVLLAVFIPVAFLSGITGQLYKQFAVTIAVSVVLSGVVALTLSPALAAILLKPGEHKKNRFFRWFNEKFDSLTNGYGSWVQSAIRRVVLSIGLIVVMLIVTVGLFRHIPSSFLPVEDQGYLFGAVVMPDAASLDRTGDLSKKAEDWFAKQPAVSSVAAPIGYSLIDSQYKSNAGTLFVTLKGFKDRGENGSAQDLIRDATKEFSTFKDGVVVPLNPPSIPGLGTTGGFEFWLQSTGDGTYQQLEDKVRQVIAKARQNPALRGVNSTINTSSRQLLVEVDRERAETLGVPVQDIYSALQTMFGSLYVSQFPKGSRLFQVIIQAEPQYRLSPDDIQQLYVRNRNNDMVPIKAVTTSRFVPGPDIVNRFNNFPAAKITGDAAPGHSSGEAIAAMEQIAGEVLGEGYSFEWSGQAYEEKKAGSTAALVFGFALLMVFLILAAQYEKWSLPIGVLLAVPFAIFGALVGILLRGMENDVYFQIGLTVLIALAAKNAILIFEFAVEMREKENMSPYDAALHAAKLRLRPIIMTSLAFILGCVPLAIASGASAASRRSLGTGVIAGMLGATVIALFFIPMFFWGLETLSSRKKPDATPHASTPPAAPPSQEG, from the coding sequence ATGAAGTTCTCCCACTTCTTCATTGACCGGCCCATTTTCGCGTCGGTCCTCTCGATCGTGCTCGTCGTCGCGGGTCTCGTGGCGATGTTCAACCTGCCGATCGCACAGTTCCCGGACATCGCGCCGCCGACCATCACGGTGAGCGGCACGTATCCGGGCGCGAGCGCCGATATCGTCGCGCAGAACGTGGCCGCGCCGATCGAGCAGCAGGTGAACGGCGCGGACAACATGATGTACATGAACTCGTCGAGTTCCTCGACGGGAAACATGACGCTCACGGTGTACTTCAATATCGGCACCGATCCGTCACTTGCCCAGGTTGACGTGCAAAACCGCGTGAACCTCGCGTTGCCGTTCCTGCCCGATTCGGTGACGGCGCAAGGCGTGTCGGTGCAGAAGCGCTCTTCGGCGTTCATGATGGTGATCGCGATCTATTCGCCCGATAACGCCTACGATGCGGCCTACGTGGCGAACTACGCGAACGTCTACGTGCTCGACGCGCTCAAGCGTATTCCCGGCGCGAACCAGGCGTCGATCTTCGGTTCTGCTGACTATGCGATGCGCGTCTGGCTCAAGCCCGACCGCATGGCGAAGCTCGGCATTACCGTGGCCGACGTGCAGAACGCGATCGCGCAGCAGAACCAGCAGTTCTCAGCGGGCCGTCTTGGCCAGGCGCCAACCAACAAGCCCGTGAACCAGACCTTCCCGGTGACGACGAAAGGCCGTCTCACCGAGCCCGCCGATTTCGACAACATCATCCTGCGCGCGGCGTCGGGCGATGCGGCGATCGTGCGCCTCAAGGACATCGGCCATGCGGAGCTCGGCGCGAAAGACTATACGCTGCGCGGCCGCTACAACGGCAAGACGGCCACACTGCTCGCCGTGTATCAGCAGCCGGGGGCGAACGCACTGCAAGTGGCCAAGCAGGTACGCCAGACGCTCGAGCAGTTGAACAAGAATTTTCCGCCCGGCCTCAAGTATGAAGTCGCGCTCGATACGACCGAGTTCGTGCACGAGTCGATCAACGAGGTGGTCCATACCCTGCGCGATGCGGTGATTCTCGTGATCATCGTGGTGTACATCTTCCTGCAGAGTTTCCGGGCGACGCTCGTGCCGCTGCTCGCCGTGCCCGTGTCGATCATCGGCGCGTTCATCGGCATGTCGGCGTTCGGCTTCTCGATCAACATGCTCACCTTGTTCGGCATGGTGCTTGCCATCGGCATCGTGGTGGACGACGCGATCGTGGTGATCGAAAACGTCGAGCGCAACATGAGCGAGTTCAAGCTACCGCCAAAGGAAGCGGCCAAACGCGCGATGGACGAAGTGAGCGGACCGGTGGTGGCGATCGTGCTGGTGCTGCTAGCGGTGTTCATACCGGTGGCGTTTCTCTCGGGCATCACGGGGCAACTCTACAAGCAGTTCGCCGTGACGATCGCGGTGTCGGTGGTGCTTTCGGGTGTCGTCGCGCTCACGCTTTCGCCCGCGCTCGCGGCCATCCTGCTCAAGCCGGGCGAGCACAAGAAGAACCGCTTTTTCCGCTGGTTCAATGAGAAGTTCGACAGCCTCACCAATGGCTATGGCAGCTGGGTGCAGAGCGCGATACGACGCGTGGTGCTCTCCATCGGGCTGATCGTCGTGATGCTCATCGTCACGGTCGGCCTGTTCAGACATATTCCATCGTCATTCCTGCCCGTGGAGGATCAGGGCTATCTGTTCGGCGCGGTTGTGATGCCCGACGCGGCGAGTCTGGACCGTACCGGCGACCTCTCGAAGAAAGCGGAGGACTGGTTCGCGAAACAGCCTGCCGTGAGTTCGGTGGCGGCGCCGATCGGCTACAGCCTGATCGACTCGCAGTACAAGTCGAACGCGGGCACGTTGTTCGTCACGCTCAAGGGCTTCAAGGATCGCGGCGAGAATGGCTCCGCGCAGGATTTGATCCGCGACGCCACCAAGGAATTTTCGACGTTCAAGGACGGCGTGGTCGTGCCGCTCAATCCACCGTCGATCCCGGGCCTCGGCACAACGGGCGGCTTCGAGTTCTGGCTGCAAAGCACCGGCGACGGCACGTATCAGCAGCTCGAAGACAAGGTGCGCCAGGTGATTGCGAAGGCGCGCCAGAACCCGGCGCTGCGCGGCGTGAATTCCACCATCAACACGAGTTCGCGCCAGTTGCTCGTCGAAGTGGACCGCGAGCGTGCGGAAACACTCGGCGTTCCGGTTCAGGACATCTATTCTGCACTCCAGACGATGTTTGGTTCCTTGTATGTAAGCCAGTTCCCGAAGGGCAGCCGCCTCTTCCAGGTGATCATTCAGGCCGAGCCGCAATACCGCTTGAGCCCGGACGATATCCAGCAGCTCTATGTGCGCAACCGCAACAACGACATGGTGCCGATCAAGGCCGTGACGACCTCGCGCTTCGTGCCTGGACCTGACATCGTGAACCGCTTCAACAACTTCCCGGCAGCGAAGATCACCGGCGACGCGGCGCCCGGCCACAGCTCGGGTGAGGCGATCGCGGCGATGGAGCAGATCGCGGGCGAAGTGCTGGGCGAGGGCTACAGCTTCGAATGGAGCGGCCAGGCGTACGAAGAGAAGAAGGCCGGCTCAACGGCGGCACTCGTGTTCGGCTTCGCACTGCTGATGGTGTTCCTCATTCTCGCGGCGCAGTACGAGAAGTGGTCGCTGCCGATTGGCGTGCTGCTCGCCGTGCCGTTCGCGATCTTCGGGGCGCTGGTGGGCATCTTGCTGCGCGGCATGGAAAACGACGTGTATTTCCAGATCGGCTTGACCGTGCTGATCGCGCTCGCGGCGAAGAACGCCATTCTGATCTTCGAGTTCGCCGTGGAGATGCGCGAGAAGGAGAACATGTCGCCCTATGACGCCGCGCTTCACGCCGCGAAGCTGCGTCTGCGGCCGATTATCATGACCTCGCTCGCGTTCATCCTGGGCTGCGTGCCGCTTGCCATCGCCAGCGGCGCTTCGGCCGCGAGCCGGCGCTCGCTCGGCACCGGCGTGATCGCGGGCATGCTCGGCGCCACGGTGATCGCGCTCTTCTTCATTCCGATGTTCTTCTGGGGACTGGAAACGCTCTCGTCGCGCAAGAAGCCGGACGCCACGCCGCATGCCAGCACGCCCCCTGCGGCGCCGCCTTCGCAGGAGGGCTGA